TTTTGTCCCAGACAGTTTAGTGCAAACGATCAAGACGGTAACTTTCTCAATTCCGATTTTTTGGAGAATCTTTTCAAACAACTGGAATCTTCGTTTTCAAACGAATACACCGTTTGTTTCGGAGGAATGGGAGAACCTCTTTTACATCCTCATTTTGTAGAGTTGATCGGAAAAACGATTTCGTTTCCTCTTTTACAGGAGCTGATGATTGAAACGGCCCTTTATTCCGATATGGATCCGATCCTGGAATCTTTGGGAAAACTTTCCAATGTTGAAAAAGAAAAGATCACTTGGATCATAAATCTTACCACCCGAAATCCGGAAAAATACGAGAAACTTTACGGTAAGAAAGAGTTAGGGAAAATTCTTTCCAACTTGGAAAAGCTCGAAAAGGTCGTTCCGAAGAATAGAATTCACCTTCAATTTTTAAAAATCGAAGAAGCGGAAGATGAGGTCGAAACCTGGGTCGATGAAACCGAAAAACAAGGTTACGGAGTCATTCTTCAAAAATACAATCGTTACGCAGGTTTAATGCCGGAGAAAAGAGTTACGGATCTGACTCCGATCCAAAGAGAATTTTGCTGGCACCTCAATCGAGACTTATTCGTAAATGCGAATGGAACGGTTTCGATTTGTAAACAGACGCCCGGAAAAGAATTGGGCAATCTGCATAAAGAAAACTTAATAGACATCTGGCAAAAAGGTCTGCCCTCGTTTCAGAACTCGTTAAACGGAAAACACGAAGCGACGAACGCACCTTGCCTTACCTGTGATGAGTGGTATACTTTCAACGCCTAAGATTTTCGCTTTTATCCAAGCAAGAACCGATTCTACCAGACTTCCGGGAAAGGTATTAAAAGAATTTCCGTTCTGCTCGGGGAAAAGTCTTCTCGATAGAATCCAAGAACGGATTCAAACCCTTCTTCCCGATGAACAAATCTACTATCTGATCCCGGAGAATGACGATCGACTTCGAAATTTTTTGACGGAAAGAAACTATAACTTTCTTACGGGAAGTCTTTTGAACGTAAGAGAACGATATCTAAACGCCGCAAATACCGTTCAGGCGGAATGGATCCTACGGTTGACCGGAGACAATCCGTTCTACGACACGCTTCATCTGGATCAGCTCATACAAACCTTTCAATATTCGAAACCGGATCTCGCTCACGTAGTGAATCTTCCTTTAGGAATGGGAGGAGAAATTTTCACAAGAGAAGCCCTTGCATGGAATCCGGAAATTTTGGAAGAACGACATAAAGAACACGTAAGCCTTCATATCAAGGAGAATCCGGATCGTTTTCGAATTCTTAAACTCACTCCTTTGTTAAGCGAAGAAGAACAAAAGGCTCTTCCCGACCTCAGACTTACGATCGATGAAACAAATGATTTTGAAACGACCTCCCAAGTCTTTCAGGCTCTCGAAAGTCGAACTCCTTTTTTCGGAGCCAAAGAAGTCATTCGTTTGTTTCAGGATTCACCTAAACTTTTCGAAGGAAACCGCGAGGTGAAACAGGTTCGTTTTGAGATCCCGCAAGTTCAAAATTCTTCTAAAAGAACGATCGGAATCTTGGCCGGAGATCCGACTTTTTT
The window above is part of the Leptospira stimsonii genome. Proteins encoded here:
- a CDS encoding cytidylyltransferase domain-containing protein encodes the protein MSGILSTPKIFAFIQARTDSTRLPGKVLKEFPFCSGKSLLDRIQERIQTLLPDEQIYYLIPENDDRLRNFLTERNYNFLTGSLLNVRERYLNAANTVQAEWILRLTGDNPFYDTLHLDQLIQTFQYSKPDLAHVVNLPLGMGGEIFTREALAWNPEILEERHKEHVSLHIKENPDRFRILKLTPLLSEEEQKALPDLRLTIDETNDFETTSQVFQALESRTPFFGAKEVIRLFQDSPKLFEGNREVKQVRFEIPQVQNSSKRTIGILAGDPTFFGSGHFERSRILFSLLSSEGFFMVWRNELPKDGEYDLLIVDSRDIPIPEYSKTKIFLLDHFGNERNKYAHYDILPHPEIRDTFSLDKILISPRLHSLEKKDGSYLLCYAGNLESRFTFSLDSFLETIRKKEGFSKVIRIGGDRSSLDSIENFYRISSFQFQNLLAESGAFIGYFGQSLFEAVFFDKKVASFSIGPIHSALSLLSEEEYKIPFAGELGSSDFGKKIEMKQSTKPVSGNGYSILLSEIKKFLLS
- a CDS encoding spiro-SPASM protein produces the protein MKFPISHSAVFLNSDTVSLLKSISSVEREKLLRLSLLSLSKILPDSEVFLNSWPFEKSEKEFSFLNIHILENNQEDIFLKKVAEKLPASRTGDPDWDDASFFYFSGLFPILDEALSKELYERHDRYLSQYSYSENLPPGIVPTIVTREFTNSLPETIKTSAQEYLLKNINHYDVEIFYHAPDLRQYRLDFSLRTRRSLNLVRGFLKTKENWSYQEILPWITNHPEVFRNGPSYLELEVYRGCELNCTFCPRQFSANDQDGNFLNSDFLENLFKQLESSFSNEYTVCFGGMGEPLLHPHFVELIGKTISFPLLQELMIETALYSDMDPILESLGKLSNVEKEKITWIINLTTRNPEKYEKLYGKKELGKILSNLEKLEKVVPKNRIHLQFLKIEEAEDEVETWVDETEKQGYGVILQKYNRYAGLMPEKRVTDLTPIQREFCWHLNRDLFVNANGTVSICKQTPGKELGNLHKENLIDIWQKGLPSFQNSLNGKHEATNAPCLTCDEWYTFNA